A DNA window from Fragaria vesca subsp. vesca linkage group LG3, FraVesHawaii_1.0, whole genome shotgun sequence contains the following coding sequences:
- the LOC101308945 gene encoding uncharacterized protein LOC101308945, producing the protein MAEEEPTTPSPEIKKNEGDEGKYKGVAAEAEAAAASMALMAEDLQRSVMQSRDSAMRSARILQHNMPGYIDKAASKYRTYEHAFFHKIKEGVKRAAENPASTIGIGLTAAFIFLRGPRRFLFRNTLGRFQSLEAKYAKAEKNVNQLNLSVDLMKQESKKLLERAGYAEKHMKVGQTDLMDVGSRIQSLSKSMRKVDSQAADLMDGLREIPSGEALKLRSQVAAMTSELKTQKAVMDKHIMKISELGLPV; encoded by the exons ATGGCGGAGGAGGAGCCGACGACGCCGTCACCGGAGATTAAGAAGAACGAAGGCGATGAAGGGAAGTATAAGGGAGTGGCAGCAGAAGCAGAAGCAGCGGCGGCTTCTATGGCTTTGATGGCGGAGGATCTGCAGCGTTCGGTGATGCAATCCAGGGACTCCGCCATGCGTTCTGCTCGGATTCTCCAACATAATATGCCGGGATACATCGACAAAGCCGCCTCCAAATACAGGACCTACGAACATGCTTTCTTCCACAAAATCAAAG AAGGAGTGAAGAGAGCAGCCGAAAACCCAGCCTCCACCATTGGAATTGGCCTTACTGCCGCCTTCATTTTTTTACGAG GACCAAGAAGGTTCTTGTTTCGCAATACATTGGGTCGATTTCAGAGCCTGGAG GCAAAATATGCCAAAGCTGAGAAGAATGTAAACCAGCTCAACCTTTCTGTTGATCTGATGAAGCAGGAGAGCAAGAAACTTCTTGAGAGAGCAGGTTATGCTGAAAAACATATGAAAGTTGGCCAAACTGATCTCAT GGATGTGGGAAGTCGGATTCAATCTCTGTCCAAATCTATGCGCAAGGTTGACTCCCAAGCTGCAG ATTTGATGGATGGGTTGCGAGAAATTCCTAGCGGGGAAGCTTTGAAGCTCAGATCACAG GTTGCTGCAATGACATCAGAACTGAAAACGCAGAAGGCTGTGATGGACAAACACATAATGAAGATTTCTGAATTAGGACTGCCAGTGTGA
- the LOC101309230 gene encoding uncharacterized protein LOC101309230, which yields MMLCEALRDRIQAWLRDYDRLQYLAVILLYIQIACALLGSLGALYNGVLLINLAIALFALVAIESSSQSLGRTYAVLLLCAILLDVFWFILFCHEIWILKPGDYTSLYIFSVKLTLAMQIIGFSIRFSSSFLWIQIYRLGLSYVVEPAPTPRDADFDLRNSFLSPTTPTPAVLRQTSDSSDALGGSIYDPTYYSSLFEEGQGKCYSGNGSTSAAEASKVKPSVVRSFQSDEKTASQHSI from the exons ATGATGCTTTGCGAAGCATTGCGTGATCGAATACAGGCATGGCTTCGTGACTACGACAGGCTTCAATATCTCGCCGTCATCCTCCTCTACATTCAG ATTGCTTGCGCATTATTAGGATCGCTGGGAGCATTGTACAACGGAGTGTTGCTGATCAATCTGGCCATTGCCTTGTTCGCTCTGGTCGCCATCGAAAGCAGCAGTCAGAGCCTCGGCCGCACTTACGCCGTCCTCCTCCTCTGCGCTATCCTCCTCGATGTCTTCTGGTTCATTCTCTTTTGTCACGAAATCTGGATTCTTAAACCCGGCGATTATACATCTCTGTATATCTTTTCAGTCAAGCTCACTCTCGCTATGCAAATCATCGGCTTCTCTATCCGGTTTTCCTCCTCATTCCTGTGGATTCAGATCTACAGGTTGGGCCTATCCTATGTAGTCGAACCTGCCCCAACTCCTAGAGATGCCGATTTTGATTTACGCAATAGTTTCTTGAGTCCAACTACTCCCACGCCTGCTGTACTTAGACAAACCTCCGATTCTAGTGATGCCTTAGGAGGCTCTATCTATGATCCTACTTATTACTCCTCACTCTTCGAAGAGGGCCAG GGAAAATGTTACAGTGGCAATGGATCTACATCTGCTGCTGAAGCTTCTAAGGTGAAACCATCTGTAGTCAGATCTTTTCAGTCAGAT GAGAAGACAGCAAGCCAGCATTCAATTTAA